A genomic region of Methylobacterium durans contains the following coding sequences:
- a CDS encoding polyphosphate kinase 2 family protein, with translation MSKKHGKHAEGQRDRSTGVTMSQDSLRQSARDRPPSSAAWAGAVSEIAGAAPALIGGHAPVVVPAAPGIVTVTPGHVCELDRIDPDADGGLDKAVAKEALLAERARIQELQERLYAERRRSLLVVFQAIDTGGKDGTIRAVLEGVNPQGCEVSSFKAPTTVELDHDFLWRYHQRTPGRGMIGVFNRSHYEDVLVVRVKHLVPEEIWRGRYGLINDFERLLTASGTQVLKFFLHISRAEQKERLEARIADPAKHWKFDPADLVERESWDAYQSAFGDALTRCSTPYAPWHVVPANRKWFRNLVVARTIADTLEAMDPRYPDAPEGIAGMTVPD, from the coding sequence ATGTCGAAGAAACACGGCAAGCACGCCGAGGGCCAGCGCGACCGGTCGACCGGCGTGACAATGTCGCAGGACTCTCTCCGGCAGTCGGCTCGGGACCGGCCGCCTTCCTCCGCCGCCTGGGCCGGAGCGGTCTCGGAGATCGCGGGTGCGGCACCTGCCCTGATCGGCGGTCACGCGCCCGTCGTCGTGCCGGCTGCTCCCGGCATCGTGACGGTCACGCCCGGCCACGTCTGCGAACTCGACCGCATCGACCCGGACGCCGATGGCGGGCTCGACAAGGCCGTGGCGAAGGAGGCTCTGCTCGCTGAGCGCGCGCGGATCCAGGAATTGCAGGAGCGGCTCTACGCCGAGCGCCGCCGCAGCCTGCTCGTGGTCTTCCAGGCCATCGACACCGGCGGCAAGGACGGCACGATCCGCGCCGTGCTCGAAGGTGTGAACCCGCAGGGCTGCGAGGTCTCCTCCTTCAAGGCACCCACGACCGTCGAACTCGATCACGACTTCCTCTGGCGCTATCACCAGCGGACGCCGGGCCGAGGCATGATCGGAGTGTTCAACCGTAGCCACTACGAGGACGTGCTCGTGGTGCGGGTGAAGCATCTCGTTCCGGAGGAGATCTGGCGGGGGCGCTACGGCCTGATCAACGATTTCGAGCGGCTGCTGACGGCCTCCGGCACGCAGGTGCTGAAGTTCTTCCTCCACATCTCGCGGGCGGAGCAGAAGGAGCGGCTCGAGGCCCGCATCGCGGACCCGGCCAAGCACTGGAAGTTCGACCCGGCCGATCTCGTCGAGCGCGAATCCTGGGACGCGTATCAGTCCGCCTTCGGCGACGCGCTGACCCGCTGCTCGACGCCCTACGCGCCCTGGCACGTGGTACCGGCGAACCGAAAATGGTTCCGCAATCTCGTCGTCGCCCGCACCATCGCCGACACGCTGGAGGCGATGGATCCGCGCTACCCGGACGCGCCCGAGGGCATCGCGGGGATGACGGTGCCGGACTGA
- a CDS encoding histidine phosphatase family protein gives MPTIYFVRHGQTDWNAEGRLQGQRDTRLNGTGLRQAEEAADRLRALTGDRFAGLDFVASPLSRTRRTMEALRGCLNLSPEDYRVDDRLKEIGFGAWEGSTWAEIRRRDPAGAAARDRDRWGYQPPGFGGESYAMLTERVAPALRDLDAPTVMVAHGGVARAILVARGYLDPWAAPRIGIRQGGVLVLDADGWRWV, from the coding sequence ATGCCAACCATCTACTTCGTGCGCCACGGCCAGACGGACTGGAACGCGGAAGGGCGCCTCCAGGGTCAGCGCGACACCCGGCTGAACGGCACCGGCCTCCGGCAGGCCGAGGAGGCTGCCGACCGGCTGCGCGCGCTCACCGGCGACCGCTTCGCCGGGCTGGACTTCGTCGCGAGCCCGCTCAGCCGCACGCGCCGGACCATGGAGGCCCTGCGCGGCTGCCTCAACCTGTCGCCGGAGGATTACCGGGTCGACGACCGGCTCAAGGAGATTGGCTTCGGCGCCTGGGAAGGGTCGACCTGGGCCGAAATTCGTCGCCGGGATCCGGCGGGCGCCGCGGCCCGCGATCGGGACCGCTGGGGCTATCAGCCGCCCGGATTCGGCGGCGAGAGCTACGCGATGCTGACCGAGCGCGTCGCTCCCGCGCTCCGCGACCTCGACGCACCGACGGTCATGGTGGCGCATGGCGGCGTCGCGCGGGCGATCCTGGTGGCGCGCGGCTACCTGGATCCTTGGGCGGCGCCGCGGATCGGCATTCGCCAGGGCGGCGTCCTCGTCCTCGATGCGGACGGTTGGCGCTGGGTGTGA
- a CDS encoding Pls/PosA family non-ribosomal peptide synthetase, giving the protein MTSVAEMTRPRADLRAEAGPLSGRAFLRGTLRPDLIRDEVLAEIFLATAAARPDHPALIDGSARGTDGRHPHLTYAEMESRARAVATALAHRGIGPGDVVGLWMARGLDLLVAQVGITLSGAAWLPFDAEAPADRVAVCLRDAEARALLVSSALKPEAPDAAPALTLADLAAGTPADAPLPDPRAAGLTPEHPAYLIYTSGSTGVPKGIVISHANICHFLRSGNALYGMRADDVVFQGASVAFDLSMEEIWVPYLVGASLFVASPAMMGDVEALPGILTEAGCTVLDTVPTLLAMISRDLPSVRLVLLGGEALPEPLIARWATSGRQLFNTYGPTEATVVATAAEMRPGEPVTIGGPIPNYTVYVADEALNLLGPGEPGELLIGGPGIAKGYLQRPELTAEKFVANPFVEDGLDPVLYRSGDAVSLDPQGNILFHGRIDDQVKIRGFRVELGEIEARIQAQSGINQAAVVLRQDDGVDRLVAFLVPERGAAVDKGELRQTLAGQMPPYMVPGHFEFVEHLPRLTSGKVDRKTLKVAPLTVTSVEGEQEPPHNETEAALLAAANQVFGAQPMPFEADFFSDLGGHSLLAARFVSAVRETPALAAITLQDVYGKRTLRAMADALIERTGGVGSEAAVRDLGFAAPPLLRRALCGLAQAVALPFVIALATSQWLGIFVTYLLLTGGSLGFFGEMAVLLLVYIGINAVTACTALAAKWIVLGRTKPGRYPLWGVYYYRWWLAQRLTPLVHIKWLQGSPVIAIYLRMLGAKIGRDALISDIEVGAPDLLSIGDGASLGGRLVIANAEVVGNELVIGRVEIGPDVAIGTSCVVSHDTVIGAGAEIADLTTVPTGSRVGACERWDGSPGRKVGHAETAHVEPAAASPRRRAAFLVAYALLLAAIPAVGLLPIFPAFFIFDQISDNLGALTDIDYHWYLPLLTWPTAMLMTAGTVLLIAAIRWLILPRVSSGTWSIWSGFYLRKWTVALAAEVTLETLSSLFATVYMRAWYRLMGARMGQGAEISTNLAGRYDLADIGAHNFIADEVVYGEEEIRHGYMHLEPVRTGARVFVGNDAVVPPGAVIPDDVLIGIKSKPPENALMAPGDTWFGSPPIKLPVRQKVDLGSLAQTYEPGIGPKLRRGIFEAFATSFSPMLYITLAITAIDFYFYPAILAEDWTGLAISFVTVSVVIAIIQSSAVIALKWLLMGRYKPGMRPMWSWWAMRTEAIAVAYWGLAGKVLLEHLQGTPFLPWVLRLFGVKVGQGVCMLTTDITEFDCVRIGDYATINRTSALQTHLYEDRIMKVGRVEVGRGVSVGAFATVLYDTRVGDYARLRPLTIVMKGESIPAHTEWEGAPAVPVVHAEPERTAA; this is encoded by the coding sequence ATGACCAGTGTCGCCGAGATGACCCGGCCGCGGGCGGACCTGCGCGCGGAGGCGGGACCGCTCTCCGGCCGCGCCTTCCTGCGCGGGACCCTGCGGCCTGACCTGATCCGCGACGAGGTGCTGGCCGAGATTTTTCTGGCGACCGCCGCCGCGCGGCCGGACCACCCGGCCCTCATCGATGGCTCCGCCCGCGGGACGGACGGCCGCCATCCGCACCTGACCTATGCCGAGATGGAGAGCCGCGCCCGAGCCGTGGCGACGGCCCTTGCCCATCGCGGTATCGGGCCGGGCGACGTCGTCGGCCTCTGGATGGCGCGCGGCCTCGATCTCCTCGTCGCGCAGGTTGGCATCACGCTGTCGGGCGCCGCCTGGCTCCCTTTCGACGCTGAGGCGCCGGCTGACCGCGTCGCGGTCTGCCTCCGGGATGCCGAGGCGCGGGCGCTCCTCGTCTCATCTGCATTGAAGCCCGAGGCGCCGGACGCCGCGCCGGCCCTGACGCTCGCCGACCTCGCCGCCGGGACCCCGGCCGACGCGCCCCTGCCAGATCCGCGGGCGGCGGGGCTCACGCCGGAGCATCCGGCCTACCTCATCTACACCTCGGGCTCGACCGGCGTGCCGAAGGGCATCGTCATCAGCCACGCCAACATCTGCCACTTCCTGCGCTCCGGAAACGCACTCTACGGCATGCGGGCCGACGACGTGGTGTTCCAGGGCGCGTCCGTCGCGTTCGACCTCTCGATGGAGGAGATCTGGGTCCCCTACCTCGTCGGGGCGTCCCTCTTCGTCGCCTCGCCCGCCATGATGGGCGATGTCGAGGCGCTGCCCGGCATCCTCACGGAAGCCGGCTGCACCGTGCTCGACACGGTGCCGACGCTGCTCGCCATGATCAGCCGGGACCTGCCGAGCGTGCGCCTCGTGCTCCTCGGAGGCGAGGCGTTGCCCGAGCCCCTGATCGCCCGCTGGGCCACGTCCGGACGCCAGCTCTTCAACACCTACGGGCCGACCGAGGCGACGGTGGTGGCGACCGCCGCCGAGATGCGCCCGGGCGAACCGGTTACCATCGGCGGCCCGATCCCGAACTACACGGTCTACGTCGCCGACGAGGCCCTGAACCTGCTCGGGCCCGGCGAGCCCGGCGAACTCCTGATCGGAGGCCCCGGAATCGCCAAGGGCTACCTGCAGCGCCCGGAACTGACGGCCGAGAAATTCGTCGCCAACCCCTTCGTGGAGGACGGGCTGGACCCGGTGCTCTACCGCTCGGGCGATGCCGTGTCCCTCGACCCGCAGGGCAACATCCTCTTCCACGGCCGCATCGACGATCAGGTCAAGATCCGCGGTTTCCGGGTCGAGCTCGGCGAGATCGAGGCACGCATCCAGGCCCAGTCCGGCATCAATCAGGCCGCGGTGGTGCTGCGCCAGGACGACGGCGTCGACCGCCTCGTCGCCTTCCTCGTGCCCGAGCGCGGCGCCGCGGTCGACAAGGGGGAGCTGCGCCAGACGCTCGCCGGCCAAATGCCTCCCTACATGGTGCCGGGCCATTTCGAGTTCGTGGAACACCTGCCGCGCCTCACCTCCGGCAAGGTCGACCGCAAGACGCTGAAGGTCGCGCCACTCACGGTGACGAGCGTCGAGGGCGAACAGGAGCCTCCGCACAACGAGACCGAGGCGGCCTTGCTCGCCGCCGCCAACCAGGTCTTCGGCGCGCAGCCGATGCCCTTCGAGGCCGATTTCTTCTCGGATCTCGGCGGCCATTCCCTGCTCGCCGCGCGCTTCGTCTCCGCGGTGCGCGAGACGCCGGCGCTCGCGGCGATCACCCTGCAGGACGTCTACGGCAAGCGGACGCTCCGGGCGATGGCGGACGCGCTCATCGAGCGCACCGGCGGTGTCGGCTCGGAGGCGGCCGTGCGCGACCTCGGCTTCGCGGCGCCGCCCCTCCTGCGCCGGGCCCTGTGCGGCCTCGCCCAGGCCGTCGCGCTGCCCTTCGTGATCGCGCTCGCCACCTCGCAGTGGCTCGGTATCTTCGTCACCTACCTGCTGCTCACCGGCGGCTCGCTCGGCTTCTTCGGCGAGATGGCGGTGCTGCTCCTCGTCTATATCGGCATCAACGCGGTGACCGCCTGCACCGCGCTGGCGGCCAAGTGGATCGTGCTCGGGCGGACGAAGCCCGGCCGCTACCCGCTCTGGGGTGTTTACTACTACCGCTGGTGGCTGGCGCAGCGCCTGACCCCCCTCGTCCACATCAAGTGGTTGCAGGGCTCCCCCGTGATCGCGATCTACCTCCGGATGCTCGGCGCGAAGATCGGACGCGACGCGCTCATCTCCGACATCGAGGTCGGCGCGCCGGACCTCCTCAGCATCGGCGACGGCGCATCGCTCGGCGGCCGCCTCGTCATCGCGAATGCCGAGGTGGTGGGCAACGAACTCGTCATCGGCCGCGTCGAGATCGGGCCCGATGTCGCGATCGGCACCTCCTGCGTCGTCAGCCACGACACCGTGATCGGTGCGGGTGCCGAGATCGCGGATCTGACGACCGTGCCCACCGGCAGCCGCGTCGGCGCGTGCGAGCGCTGGGACGGCTCGCCCGGCCGCAAGGTCGGCCACGCCGAGACGGCGCATGTCGAGCCCGCCGCGGCCTCGCCCCGGCGCCGCGCGGCGTTCCTCGTCGCCTACGCATTGCTCCTGGCCGCGATCCCCGCCGTCGGCCTGCTGCCGATCTTCCCCGCCTTCTTCATCTTCGACCAGATCAGCGACAATCTCGGCGCGCTGACCGACATCGACTACCACTGGTACCTGCCGCTGCTGACCTGGCCCACCGCCATGCTGATGACGGCCGGCACCGTGCTGCTGATCGCGGCGATCCGCTGGCTGATCCTGCCGCGTGTCAGCTCCGGCACGTGGTCGATCTGGTCCGGCTTCTACCTGCGCAAATGGACCGTCGCTCTCGCGGCAGAGGTGACGCTGGAGACCCTCTCCTCGCTCTTCGCCACCGTCTACATGCGGGCTTGGTACCGGCTGATGGGCGCCCGGATGGGGCAGGGGGCCGAGATCTCCACGAATCTCGCCGGGCGCTACGACCTCGCCGACATCGGCGCGCACAACTTCATCGCCGACGAGGTCGTCTACGGCGAGGAGGAGATCCGGCACGGCTACATGCATCTCGAGCCTGTGCGCACCGGCGCGCGGGTCTTCGTCGGCAACGACGCGGTGGTGCCGCCCGGTGCGGTGATCCCGGACGACGTGCTCATCGGCATCAAGTCGAAGCCGCCGGAGAACGCGCTGATGGCGCCGGGCGACACGTGGTTCGGATCGCCGCCGATCAAGTTGCCGGTGCGCCAGAAGGTCGATCTCGGCTCGCTTGCCCAGACCTACGAGCCCGGGATCGGGCCAAAGCTCCGCCGCGGCATCTTCGAGGCTTTCGCGACCTCGTTCTCGCCGATGCTCTACATCACCCTCGCGATCACGGCCATCGACTTCTACTTCTACCCCGCGATCCTGGCCGAGGATTGGACCGGCCTAGCGATCAGTTTCGTGACCGTCAGCGTGGTGATCGCGATCATCCAGTCCTCGGCGGTTATCGCGTTGAAATGGCTGCTGATGGGCCGCTACAAGCCCGGCATGCGGCCGATGTGGTCGTGGTGGGCGATGCGCACGGAGGCGATCGCCGTCGCCTATTGGGGACTGGCCGGCAAGGTGCTCTTGGAGCATCTCCAGGGCACGCCGTTCCTGCCCTGGGTGCTGCGGCTGTTCGGCGTCAAGGTCGGGCAGGGGGTCTGCATGCTGACCACCGACATCACCGAGTTCGACTGCGTCCGGATCGGCGACTACGCCACGATCAACCGCACCTCGGCCCTGCAGACGCACCTCTACGAGGACCGGATCATGAAGGTCGGCCGCGTCGAGGTCGGGCGCGGCGTGTCGGTCGGCGCCTTCGCGACCGTGCTGTACGATACCCGGGTCGGCGACTACGCGCGCCTGCGCCCTCTCACGATCGTGATGAAGGGCGAGTCGATCCCGGCGCATACCGAATGGGAGGGCGCCCCGGCCGTACCGGTCGTCCACGCAGAGCCCGAGCGTACTGCAGCCTAA